tgtataACATAAGAagatacagtattttgaaaaacCTTCAGTCAACACTGGACTgagtgactttcattgtatgggcaaaaaagTAGAcccattcttcagaatatcttcttttgtgttccacacaaagtcatgcaggtttgcaacgatatgagggtgagtaaatgatgacaaaatttttgtGTGACCTATCCATTTAATGTTAATGCAACACCCACAAACCCTGACTGAAATGTATTTCGGAAGTGCTTGTTCATATTTCCCGTCATACTGAGGCATATTCAGTCAAATTAGCCCACAAACGTCCAATAGGAAACTGCTGTCTGGTTGAATAATACTGAAAGTTTGAGAAAGATGCCCAATGAAACAAACCATGAAGTCATCACGGTGTTAATGCAATGCGTTTGTTGTTCAGAAAAGATTTTCCAATCTGCCATACAGTAaagactttttgttttatttcatgaaCGGTAGGTAGTACAGCCACATTTCACAGTAAGTTTCATAGTAAGTTATATATTTAGCATGCTTTGGAAAGTTGTACTATTAGTcacccaccttttttttttttttttttttttttataactaagaGCTAAACTGATACTGCTGTCATTATAGCATCATGCCATAGGAAGAGAAATGAAAAGGGGGAGGCAAGAACATCTCTGCAAACATCTCCCTTTAAACTTTTTTACATCATAATCTGAGAGTGttattattaaactgttttaattcatttacattacatttacatttatccaaagcgtttatccaaagcgactttcagtgcattcaggctaatatttttttacctaacatgtgttccctgggaatcgaacccacaatcttttgcgctgctaaagcaatgctctaccactgagcttaCCCAACATTTTCTCCAAAAACTAAACCATCACACACTattaaaaatccacccagtgaaTTATAGTTTGAAGACGTTTAATTTTTCAAGATTTCAAGTAGTCAAAAGTGCATCTAACTGAAGAATCACCCATTTATGACCCTCATCTTAGCCGATTTCACTGTGTACTTAGCAAAGCTCCTATTGACTGCACTGTCATGAAACCCACAGATGTATTACTGAACCTCAAAAGAAAGTGTTTGAGAGAGGAAAGCACCTTGTGTGCTTAGCGTAGGCTAATGCATGAAGCCTGACTGTGGCATTGAGCTTGTGCGCATGTTGTGGCAAGAGCAGTACTTTCGCCTTAAGGGAGAGAATTTGGAGTTGAGtctttgacttttatttattcatgttacatCTAAGTATCAGCGTCTGGGCATCAGGTATGAACTTGTCTCCTTCATTGTATCTCTGTAATGAAATACAGTCACCAGCAACCAGGAAACAAAAGCTAAATGTGTTAAGGCCTCGCCATTAATTAAAGAAGGTCCTCAAAGTGGTGGAAGCAAAAACACAGGAATGAAAGTTGCTTCAGTTTTCATGCAGACAGACAAACAGGTGTCTAAATGAGTACTGCAAACTCACCCAATGGCAATCTAGAGGAGcacaaaaagagcattttattCAGTTTGGTCCAGTTTGTTTTCTGCTCTAACTGTGGTACTATGCAGTGCTATGAAATGTGGTTGAGCAACTGCTTGTTTAAattgtgaaaaacacatttttgtcattGCACACACCACCAACACAGTACTGAATTTTTCAGATACCACCGATCCGGTTAGAAACACTTACAATTCTGATGCAAAAAATGCCATGAATAGTTCATGctgcacaagtaaaaaaaaaaaaataataaaaaaaaattaatttccaagTAACAAACTGTTTATCCAATTTACAGTATATGTTCTGACCCTCAGACCATAACTTAATACattatatagattaaaaaatattttacaccttAGCAAAACAACTAtataaatgcatacttttaaGTAAAAATGGCTACTATGACCTCAGATAaggttaatttttaaagaaatgtacatCTTTAATAAGGTTTCACAGTTGTGTCTCAACTTTTTGTCAAAtgagaataaaaacatttataaaatcagGCAATATCAAAGTCAGCCTTTCTGGTGAAGGTCCTCGTTCCAAATTTTTACCTGCTGAGTTCAATAACATCACAGGCTCTGGtaagtttaatagtttttttattattattattttgatatattaagtAAATATGCTTATATTTTATGTCACTAATTATGTCATCTCACTAAAACAAACTAATTGTAGTTCTTTGGGATTTTTACCTAATTTCCCTCATTTTATGTAGGTCCCGTAGTATACAAACATTAGAAAAACAAAGTGGCTGCTGCATTATGTGTGATCTGCAAAACATGATGACAAATGGAAAATAAGGTGTCTCTCAGAAACtcaaatttcacattttcacatcttTAGGTAAACATGTTTGACTAGCCATCCCTGAAATGTCCATCTGGGCTACTTACAGACGTTTATACGTTATTTAATATTAGAGTAGTAGTAGAAGTGAATAGAGGTGGTGTGGGGGAGGAGGAGGGAAGCCTGTAGAATGTTCATGAAGGTAGGTGGTGCCTGTAGAATGTTCATAAAGGCCCTAGGCAATTATTGTTTTCTTGATTGCTTTAGATAGCTAAAGTGCTATCATATTCTAAGCAATGTCTTGTTTTATAGAGCATACTGCTGTGTTAtaattcttgtgtgtgtgtgtgtgtgtgtgtgtgtgtgtggatagctCTAGCATTTTAATGTAGCTGGGATGAACTTACACAAATTGAAAGTCTAATCAATGCATATTCCAAACTACTTGCGGTTTTGGACATGTCTGAGATTCCTGTTGGTTCCGAGTGTTTCCTCTAACATGCATGGTCATTGAGTCAGTGTTGTTGGCACTGTATAGTATCCTTGTAAACTAGGTGTGGCAGGGATTGAGCATCGTGAGCACACTTTAGAAGAATGCCATCACTCCACATTCTCATTCAGGTATTTGTAGCTCAGTGCAACTGCACAGCTCAGGCCAAAGAGGACAGTAAAAAAGACCATTGTTTTAACATATACAGTGCACAAGGATGTATGAATGGTTCAGTATGAATATCTTCAGATAtggttatattaaatattaaaattttcgcACAACTTGAAGTGAAAACTTTGTAATTTCTGAAATACTTATATAAATCAGTTTCACACAAATATCGAgttcttcatttatttcactgTTTACTCAGTTTCCAAGACTGTTTTAATGTGACCATCatgtaacaaaaatacaaaatatatggttaatttaataaaaatttaccCCTGGGACATATACAAGTGcccaaagttgaagaaacacccaactatgaataaataaataaaatgagaataaTAAATTCTTCTATGCCTGCCAAGCAAGTGACATTGGATATGTTTTATGCAATGAGTTTGTTCTCTGTACATTCCAATATAATTTGTTTCCTCTGAAACAAAattaattgttactttttatagatAGGAAAACAATGCAAAGTGAAATTTTCAACACCAAGTTTAATGACTTTAATGCTAGTCTCTAAAAGGACAGTTACTCATAAAGCCCAACAATGCAGTCTTTATCACCATTGTATTCTTCTATAAGgcacttaaaaccatttttgctCCAGGGGGATTGTTCTTCTAACAATGAAAGTCACTTTATGAATCATATGCTAAATAACTACTTAATTTTGAGAGCTTCTTCCTCAAGAACATGCAAACAATTGCAAATCCCTTTGGATACATTGTGTTTAACATTTCCCACTATTTCTTAAGTTGATGTCATATTTCTTAAGGCAGTTGTCCTGCTCTGGGCTTTTTATGTGTTCATAATCTGACGTGTGAGTGAATTAGTTGAATTAGAAACACCCAAAGAATGTGAGAATCAGAGAACTATTTGTATTCAAGGAAAACAGCACCAACATTGTTCTGATAAGTCTCTAAGAcaagaatgtgtgtgtttctcagtgagcacatgcatttttgttaaacttaCCTGATAAGGTAAAGCATCTTTGTGAGGCGTCCTCTGATGTCCTGTTCTAAGGAAGGAGTGAGGCATGAGGTCTAGCATTGCGCCTCAGGTATTCACTCATATACATTCCTGAACCAGCCTAATACTGTtcaacccacacacaacacaaacacactttgacGAATTCATTTAGGTGGAATTCAGGTAAACTGTAATTCCAAAACTGTATTGCATTTCACactgcacatatacacacagctGCAGGGTAAGCTTAAATGTTTCCTTTAATAAAGGCAATAAAttattgttagattttttttttttttagtttatagtaCATAAGGAACATGACACTCACATTCATTTGGTAAGTGTACATAAATTGGAATTAATAAACTACTTAAAGAAGTAGCAACAGgtcaatttctgtattgcaacgGTTTCTGCATTGTGATCTGAATGAGTTTGCAGTCGagcttaaaacatttttgtttaaataaaacatgcatgaatTGATCAcattaatgtgcattttaaaaaaatagtgtcacccttaaacagaaatgtttggaCTGTTCACTAGTGATGTATATCTGAGTGAAATGGCTTGCAGGGCAGAACCTTTTTTACTATACTTGATTTCATGACCTTCAATAATTTGCATTCAGTCTCATTCACTGAATATTAAATGTTTGTCATTGCTTTTTAAAAGCCTACTTATGATTGATCTCCTACTGAATATATTTTGTCTTAAGTCAGTAGTTAAAAGTCAGAAGTATcaccataaaaatgtaaaattcatgcATAACTTCTTAGGcgtcaaaatgaaataaatccagctgagcacattttaaaaaacaaacattattaagaGAGAGAATAATGTCTTTAttgacttgaaataaaataaaattcattatactaaaatttatttatcatacaaaaacatgaacatacaCAGTATGTTTGAAAGACTGGCTGTTACTcttaaaagaaaatgatttgaTTGAAAAGATGACATTCATTCTGCGATGATGAGAATCTCTTAATCTGCTTCAGTTAGTTCTGTCATCACATTCTCCCTGACTGGAGACATCGGCTCTCCTTTCTTGCAAGTGTTCAGCTTCAGAttgtcccttaaaaaaaaaaacaaaacatgcacacacatttaaacacattcatGTCGAAACATGTGGCCATTTCGGTCTGTTACTATCatattgctttaaaatattaaaacacaagtCTTATGGACAACTTTTCAAATGCCAAAAAATAGGAGAGAAAATACTTCTCTAGTTTCACCCTTGAACTGACTTCATTTAATTCATATGTTGATTAGCCACTTCCCATTATTATTCAACTCAGGCCGGAGCATTGCATAATGGGAATGCATTTCCTTTCACAGTGAGCAGCCGTCACCCTTCTGTAAACTACTACAATGACTATCACTTTACCCAAGCAATTAGTTACACCTCTGTTGTTCACACATCAACTAGGTTACAGCACCACTCCCATCAGTTTAGTCTCTTGGTGTTAACAGGTTTATGCCCCTGCTGGCCACAGGAGGTACTGACTGCCATTAATAAACAGTAGAATTGGACACTGTGAGGGCTTGTCATCGGCCATGCTGAATCCTTTATTTACATAATCACATACTTACACACAGGCTGACTTACTTTTTGAAGCTGAAGGCCCCCCAGAGGCCACTGAGGGTGGCCTGCAGGCCTGGACTGTTCTCATTGTTGACAGTACTCTTTTTCCCACTTGCTTTCTTCCTCAGACCGCTGGGCCTAGCAGGTGCGGAGGTCTCGATTTTACCACCTTTATCCTGCCCACAAGGCCATTTCCGAGACAACCCTGAGACCTAGAGCACAGGTCCAATAAGTCAGACTGAGGGTGGGGAAAAATCATATCAATGTTTAattccccccacccccaccaccaccacagtcTATGTGAGGTGTGAGGAAATGGAAATGCAGACTGTGGTTTTGGGTCATGATTAGACGGACGTGCCTTTGTTCTGTTCAGAGCGGGTTTCAGCTTGTCTGTGGGAGAACTGCTTGGGCTGTTGGAGCCATCTGAatctctctccttttcttccaaaaaaaaaaaaagaaaaaaaacaataaaaaacctcCCCACAAAACAGACATGTGATAAATGGTCAATGATAAAATTCAATatgattttgtttaaataaaatactaataaaatactaaaaataaactacaaataaaacacaaattgatCAATTAAGTGTGGGCATTACTACAAGTAAACGTAGGCATTACAACACTAATTACTACACAGAATAAAAGTGAATATTTATTCAATAGGttattgaattgatttttttaaagatgaactatAAGTAAGCATTAGAAAAGGTAATctacaatataaaaattacaaatgagcatgcacaattaaatatccaatatagaCTTCCAATACAGAGTCCATGACTGTTCATGATTTCACTCATTTGTATAAAGTATCTAGGCCTGTAAATCACAATACTACAATTAAGAGACATTTTAGCAAGCACATTAAAGAGTTAGTTTTatctgcagaacataaaagagGAAATGGTAACCAACCAGATACAAAGTCAAACAGATTGGGTGAGTAAAcgtttacagcatttttatttttgggtgaaatattcctttatagTACCAAATATGAATGAATCAAAAACTATTTTCTTACCTTATCAGAGTTGTCCTCCATGACTAGGGAGTCCTCCACACCAGCAGAAGTGCTGCTGGActgagagaaatatgcactgtcCTGAGACGGAGGAGATCCGGGAGATTTCTCTGCATCTTCAGTGCCCTCTACAGGAGAGGACAAGAGAGAAAGCCCTGATCCTGCCCAGGAGAAGCTGCCCTTCTTTCTGTGGAACTGCTGCAGGGTGGACAACCCTGAAGGTGTGGAAGACCGGTGTCTGTCTGTGGTGGAGGTGGGTGGATGTGAAGCAGGTTTACGGAGTTCCCTGGTGCTTCCTGACCAACTAAAGACCCCAAGACCCAAACTAGCAGGCCTGGCAGAGTGATCTGGAGACGCGGGTGGGCTGGACGACTCATCTTTGGCCTGCTCTCTCTCCGAGTCAAGGTCCTGACACAATGCTGGTGTGTTTCCTCCAGATTGTGAGACACGTGTGTCTAGAGACTTCACAGGCTGAGGTAAGTCTTGTTTTCGCGACTCTTCCTGTGTATCTGCCATATTGGATTCACTATGACAGAAGAACCTGATGGAGATGTCAATCATTATTGTCAGCAGAGTTTAAACTGGGCTTTTGGAGGTGAGGGAACAACCACTGGGCCTCCCAGTTAATATAGTACTTTATATTTAATGCCATTTTGCCACATAACAGTTTGGCCCAGTTTAACccttgattgtgtgtgtgataaGAAAATTAAGGTCTAGCAGTCATTTGTGATTGCAGCAGTAAACATTCCTTAAGTTTCCCATCATGCGCTTGTACCTGCTGCATGTGACCTGCTCTCCAGTGCCCTCTTCTGATTGGTTCCTCCACTGCAACAGTGTTGCAAAACGATTTCGAGGCTGCGACTGTCCAACTGTGTTGCCACTGTGCTGTCCCTTCTCCTTAGAAACAAAGTTGTTGTTGGTCAGTGGAGTTTCAGGACAGCGTCTCTTTACACCAGCTGAATACTGCCCTAACAGGTCATCCACAGAGAGACTGGTGTCTAAAAAAAAccgaaaagaaaaaatattacataagaCACCTGACTGGGCATGTTTATATCAAAATAATCAGTCCCATCCTTGAGATTCATATTCATGCTTACCTTCACGAGGTCTTTTCACCTGTGACTCTCTTTGGGGCAATTTGAGACTCTGCACGCTGATGATCCTCTCTTTGCCTCGGGTTGGAGGGAGTCTTTTGGGGGTGGTAGGACTCTTTGGCTGGGTGCAACCTGGTTCGTAGTTCTTGCTCCAAATACTCATCTGCAACGGGCCACTTTTGTCACATCTGTCATTCCAAGAACTACTGCGAGCAGCTTTAGAGGGCTGGAAGAGAGGAGAGGGACACCTTAGGTACTAAGCcacagtgttattattgttaactaaaattaaaagtattaaaaatcacTTTCTGTAATTCATATagctctgaaataaaaatatataaatatttactaaaaactTACAGGCGATGTCTAATGCGATTTCAGGTATTCTGTCTTATTTACACtgctaaagagttggattctcatgctaaacatgaccAAAGTCTAATTAGATGTAAGAGAGTATTTATGTGCCAAAGACACTCCTTCAGGGTTTGTATAAGTTTCGCAAAGTGTTTTTCGAGAATGGCCCTGTATGACGTCAAAAAGGGCAGGATTCCTTATATGGGCACTTCTCCAGGAAAAGCATACACTAACCAGAGCGAAAGCAAGAGCACGCCTATCAATATGCTTCACTCGGGTTATGGAAGTCGTCGGCAGCGCAGCACAGGGCTTGCTTGAGAAGAACTTCAATTctggatataatatatattgctgGATCTGATTTTTAGGTTCAAGCAAATAGACATTAAAGATGACCAGTTTACCTGAGTGTAATGTGCGTCAGGGTTGAAGTCATCTATCCTTTGCATTGTGTTAATGTCCAGATTACCAAGAGCCATTTCCAGCCCTCTCTCATCTCCTACATTACTGCATTTAATAAGTTAAGTTAAATTTGCAGTCAAATAAAGCTTtgtaacacaaacatacacatttataaaaaggctcacatttaaaaacagcttctGCAATTGTCATGCCAAGACAATTTATTGGTTCATTTTAATTAAGTGAAAATGTAAGATCAGCACTTCCGGTTTAATCAATATACAATAGTCTAAAAGATACGTTCCAGCATAGCTGAGGGAAGCAGGGTCAATGTGATCCGGGTAAGGGTTCAAAGGAACCACCTTCCTCTTCAAGGGGTCAAAGACCAGCTGATACAGAAATGTGTTGTTGGCTTTTGTGAAACCCTCAATGTACTCATCTGGCACAGTGATGTCCATCTTCAGGTACTGACCCATCTTCTTTATCACCTGTATCACATAGACTTAGTTAGTTTAGTAATGCCGAATTATGCTCTAGTTATGCTCGCTGGTTGCAtttgttttcacaataaaaagGATGCTCATGGTTCTccactaaaatatttttcaaatcacaGATAGgacaaaaatgaaatgcatttgtgCATAAAAGAACAAGCTGAATATGAAATAAGGTTGAAATTTTAAGGTGGTAAACAGAGCATAAACACAGTACACAGTGTGTCCCCTGGGCATCTAGCGAGAGGGATGCGATAACGCATGCTGTTTCAGTAATAAGATCAGTTGCTTAAGTATGAGCAAACAGCATATTTAACTGTTTGTTGTGCCAGTTTAGCATATACTACATTTTTCTAACCAACTTTTTTTATTCTCTCACCTTCAGAATATCTGGGTTATTTGCCATCCTGAGCAGCTTGCAAGCCTTTCCCAGACCGATGCCATACAGAGACGGCAGATAATCACAGCCAGAGAGGATGCACATATAACGGAACTTCTCCTCTGTGAAGATGTTGCCAAGAGATTTGCATCGGCCCAGGTGACACTGATCAATCTCCAGTCCATTACCCTGTTTATCCATCTTTAAAATCACTTCAAACAATACATAACAAGTGAAATTGATTTAGTACAGTTCATAAAGAGCACGTTCAGATAATTAACATAAGAGGAGCACATTCAGTGATCAAATTAATTAACAAGATAAGTGGTATATATACACAGTCGTGGGGTGTATATATGGGGGTGTATGTATATACTCTGGGTTTGGGCCAAATTccaagctcggagccctcccctcAGACAGCACGCCAATTATACATAACCTTTACTCTATTTATTATTAAGCGTGGACTCGTGAAACTCTAAATCCTAAATCAAATGAACTGTCCTCCAGCATGTCTGTCAGCACCACCCagattcaagtttatttattgcagggatggcgaactccggtcctggagagccgcagccctgcagagttcagttccaaccctaattaaaactcacctgcctgtaacccttcagaccttgattagcttgttcaggtgtgtttgattagggttgaagcaaaactctgcaggactgcggctctccaggaccgacattCGCCACCCCTGATTTATTGTTTTACCAagtctttttctttcttggtttAAGCCTTAGGAAATATTTTTTGATGCTAAAAAACTACCTTACTAttggtaagatttatttaaatgtttgtgaaggaagtgtcttatgctcaccatggctatttttatttgatcaatgtaaaaatcagtaatatttctacaatgtaaaataacagccttctatttaaatatattataaaatataatttattcctgtgatagcacagctaaattttcaacagccattactccagttttcagtgtcacgtgatccttcagtaatcattctaatatatagaatatattttattcctgtgatagcacagcatatatatatatatatatatatatacatacatacatatcaaaACTTAAAAACAGAACCCAAAAACAGACACCAGACAGAcaattttaatgtacagtatcttGTTGTAAGGATTTTTAGATACTTTCAccggaaaaaaaaattaatctggtTAATAGGCAGAGTGTATTGCAGACTTGCATATTACACCAATATCTGGTTCCTAGGCAAGTGTATTTTCTATTACACACTGCACTGGTACCTTTTTGCAGCCAAATGCCAGCAGATCTGAGTCCTCTGTGATCACTGCCTGAGCGATACCAGATTTGTTCAGGAAAGCTAACTGGGCATCAGCTTCATACGGAGCAACAACACAGTCCACTCCACGCATCTGGGCGGTCTGAAAACCAGCGAATAGGTGCAAATGAAAAGATGCTAAtcaaaacaaaaagggaaaatcCTGATTAATCTGTTTCCAATATtgcataataattaattaacacatCCACTGTCTACTAATCACATCCTAGTATATTAacttcaataaatatatttttcactgattccaaaacaaatattgtttGCAGATATCAGATACAATGGACTCACCTTAATGACATCATGTGCCATGGATGGGGTGATATTAACACTGCGGGTAAAACATTCTCTGGCTTCTGATATCTTACCCTCCCGCAGCAGCTGTTTGCCTTTCTGCAGATTTGCCTGTCGGCGCCTGTTAttgaaatatacattaaatattcttaattattaatgaaacaaattaaCTTATTCTCAAGTAAATATTCTGCTGAGTTCTTACTCGCGCCGGGACTTCTCCACTTCCTGTTTGGAGGGCAAGTTACGTCCGTCAAACACTAAGATTGGCTTAACACCAAAAGAAAGCAGCATATCCACAAACTTCATACAGTAGGACACATACCTGGTGGACACACATTGAATGTGAGCATGCGAAATACACATTTTAACTTGGAAAATGATGTTGGAAATTACTGAACAgctttttttactgaaaaaaattattgaaaaactCATAGTATATTGCATGCAAATATTTGAAACTACTCACTGATCTGTAGGTTCTCCTTTTGCAAGTTTCTCTGCACATGAAAATGCTCCCTTATGGAGCCAGCAATATGTGTCCACCGCCACGGTCTGTCCCCGATACTTCTTCACATTTATGGGCTCCGAGGCATCTTTGATAAACTGTAACAGGCCTTGAATTCCCATGCTGTCTGTGTGGAAGGACAGATGTTTGAAGATGATGGTTTATCAGAACCCAGCCTGTGTCACTCTTTCAGATGAAAACAAACGTCACTGAAGATCATCAATGAGAATAACGTGCACGATCCACTGTAGAAATTAAACACATCCGCAAAAATCAACAGAAAACACTTCCTAACCGTCCAACCGCGAGGACGTATGTAAAAAGACAAACATCTATATAAGTAACCTCtaatacatttaatgtttatttcatctGTCCGTAAAAAACTTTAACCGCCAAATCCCTCCAAAAACAAGCACACTGACGATTCTCGCGAAACTGAACACCATGAGAAAGAATCAGACCGCTTGTAACGTTAGCTAATACCTTAATCATGTATAAgttaaactcatttaaaaaataaaataaaaaacttaccgAGAGCTCTTACTTTTGCTTCAGAGCCTGACTGATGCTACAGGGGTTCGACTTTAGCGGCAAAAACGTGACAACACTGCAGAATAACCCTATTGGTCCGCCTGACAAAGACAGCCAATCACCGAGCAGAAACATGGAAGAGGCGGGACAAGGAATTCCACAAcctatctaaaaatatttatttatttattcatttatttatttattctctctctctctcttatttagGACACAACATTATCAACAGGAcgttactaaaattaaaatgatgttagTGACATAATCAGTTTGgagattgatttaaaaaaagacgGAAGCAGTTATAAAAGCCGATccttttcaaggtttttttatggtttcttttATATACTGACTTTGTTACATATACTCACTCATTCTCATATGCTCAGTCTTATATGTACACTAACTGTAGATATATGACTGAAGAGATGATTTTGGATTATTTTAGCTATATCTCTTCAGTATGCAGTTCAGTTGCAGTTCTGTCTCACAACTTCTGTTCAATGCAAGTGTAATAACATGCAACGgatttaatataataatggtGTCAGTAAcgctgattaaaataaaaacactaacttatatattacataaacattaacattataacgacagtgtaaaaaaaagttaatttcaataATACAGACAGATAAATGGCTTGGGAAGGCATATATCTGAAGGTGGACTGGGTCATacatataataaatgtcatacatGTAATCCTATTTTTTCGCAGAAGGGTCACGGGGTGGCGCTGTCTCTGTGCATTGAATATGTGTTGACGCTGCTCATGTTTGTCGCTGGGTGGAGCGCGTGCCTCCCCGTTCCGCTCTGCTCCAGGATTTGACGTGTCGTCTGTGTTTTTCTGCACTTCCTGCTTCCTCCATGATTGTTTTGAGCCAGCAGTCCCGTCCGAAAGCTGTTCGGTAGGAATCGTTAAACGTGGCAATGGTGTGAAGGTGCGCGATCGGCGGcggtgtgtgattgtgagtgaaGCCCGAGCTGTTATCGCTGTCAGCCATGCAGTTCTCTCCCACCAACGGAGATTTTACCTTCGTCTCCTCGACTGACTCTGAAGGTACAGTAGTTAAAGGCCCCAAAGCATCCACACTTCTCTGCTCTGAAATGTGTGCCTGATTTACGAGGGAATGCAgttggctgtgtttgtgtgtgttatgtacaCATACATTAACATGAGATTATAACCAAATATGTGAATGATCAAACCTTTTAATTAATCGTGACATGGGTGTTGTTCTGTAGATTCAATAGGGATGTAACAGTGAGTTGTATAAATCTAAAACAACCTGTTATCCACCAGAGCTCAGCGGCACCATCGATGCACCGGATATCACACTAAATATGGGCCCTGATTCCTCCAGGGACGCTTACGCCACCACCTTCCTGAGGCAGAGAGGTTACGGATGGTTGCTGGAGGTGGAGGAAGATGATACCGAGGACACTAAACCGCTCCTGTGAGTTTGTGGGACTTCTGGTGCTTGATGTCACTTTTGCTTTGGTTGTGTTtattggttgtctgtgtttgtgcaggGAGGAGTTGGACATTGACTTAAAGGACATCTACTACAAGATCAGGTGTGTGTTGATGCCCATGCCCTCGCTGGGTTTTAACAGACAGG
The sequence above is drawn from the Cyprinus carpio isolate SPL01 chromosome A17, ASM1834038v1, whole genome shotgun sequence genome and encodes:
- the LOC109070468 gene encoding exonuclease 1 isoform X1 — encoded protein: MGIQGLLQFIKDASEPINVKKYRGQTVAVDTYCWLHKGAFSCAEKLAKGEPTDQYVSYCMKFVDMLLSFGVKPILVFDGRNLPSKQEVEKSRRERRQANLQKGKQLLREGKISEARECFTRSVNITPSMAHDVIKTAQMRGVDCVVAPYEADAQLAFLNKSGIAQAVITEDSDLLAFGCKKVILKMDKQGNGLEIDQCHLGRCKSLGNIFTEEKFRYMCILSGCDYLPSLYGIGLGKACKLLRMANNPDILKVIKKMGQYLKMDITVPDEYIEGFTKANNTFLYQLVFDPLKRKVVPLNPYPDHIDPASLSYAGTNVGDERGLEMALGNLDINTMQRIDDFNPDAHYTQPSKAARSSSWNDRCDKSGPLQMSIWSKNYEPGCTQPKSPTTPKRLPPTRGKERIISVQSLKLPQRESQVKRPREDTSLSVDDLLGQYSAGVKRRCPETPLTNNNFVSKEKGQHSGNTVGQSQPRNRFATLLQWRNQSEEGTGEQVTCSRFFCHSESNMADTQEESRKQDLPQPVKSLDTRVSQSGGNTPALCQDLDSEREQAKDESSSPPASPDHSARPASLGLGVFSWSGSTRELRKPASHPPTSTTDRHRSSTPSGLSTLQQFHRKKGSFSWAGSGLSLLSSPVEGTEDAEKSPGSPPSQDSAYFSQSSSTSAGVEDSLVMEDNSDKEKERDSDGSNSPSSSPTDKLKPALNRTKVSGLSRKWPCGQDKGGKIETSAPARPSGLRKKASGKKSTVNNENSPGLQATLSGLWGAFSFKKDNLKLNTCKKGEPMSPVRENVMTELTEAD